The following are from one region of the Candidatus Obscuribacterales bacterium genome:
- a CDS encoding tetratricopeptide repeat protein, translating to MSLNAKFALSALAAALILNIPVAAQESAKPTAAPAPEAEASTAEPGKKKRYNAMAIKHYNRGVELHQTGFLNQAVEEYKAAIESDPTLLEAYTNLGLIYSFQRSYAKAIEAFNKALELKSKDTTALNGLATVLYARGRVDEAMAKWKEAIDINPRFASAYCNMGTALENEKDYSKALGCFVKALRINPKMADAYYSIGNIYYKDKHPAQAYLFLSKAIVLSPEAEFVREAKHQISTIDGQLGKDEPAISPDLRMNLIPPQEQQQNQQNQQN from the coding sequence ATGTCGCTTAATGCCAAATTTGCCCTCAGCGCCCTGGCAGCAGCCTTAATTCTAAATATCCCGGTTGCAGCTCAAGAGAGCGCCAAGCCAACAGCTGCCCCTGCGCCGGAAGCAGAAGCCTCCACCGCTGAACCGGGCAAGAAAAAGCGCTACAACGCAATGGCAATTAAGCATTACAATCGCGGCGTAGAGCTTCACCAAACCGGTTTTCTCAATCAAGCCGTCGAAGAGTACAAAGCGGCAATCGAATCCGACCCAACTCTACTTGAGGCTTACACCAACCTCGGTCTTATATATTCATTTCAACGCAGTTATGCAAAAGCAATTGAGGCTTTCAACAAAGCTCTTGAGTTAAAGTCTAAAGATACAACTGCACTAAATGGCTTAGCGACAGTTCTCTATGCACGCGGTCGCGTTGACGAAGCAATGGCAAAATGGAAAGAAGCAATAGATATAAATCCACGTTTTGCATCTGCTTACTGCAATATGGGCACAGCATTAGAAAACGAAAAGGACTACAGCAAAGCACTTGGTTGTTTTGTCAAAGCCTTGAGAATAAATCCAAAGATGGCAGATGCGTACTATTCCATCGGCAACATCTATTACAAAGACAAGCATCCGGCGCAAGCTTACTTATTCCTATCAAAAGCAATAGTGCTTTCTCCTGAAGCGGAGTTTGTACGCGAAGCCAAACATCAAATTTCCACTATAGATGGACAATTAGGCAAAGATGAGCCGGCAATTTCCCCTGACCTGAGAATGAATTTGATTCCGCCGCAGGAACAACAACAAAATCAGCAGAACCAACAGAATTAA
- a CDS encoding iron-sulfur cluster assembly accessory protein — translation MTETTANTEVVSITENAAQEVKKLLANEPGMTGLRVGVRGGGCSGFSYGLGFDNQRDGDQITELHGVKVFIDPKSAIYLKGAVVDFEAGLEGKGFTIKNPQAKSSCGCGESFTV, via the coding sequence ATGACAGAAACAACTGCCAACACAGAAGTCGTAAGCATCACCGAAAACGCAGCCCAAGAAGTTAAAAAGCTGTTGGCCAACGAGCCTGGCATGACCGGTCTACGCGTCGGCGTACGCGGCGGCGGTTGCTCCGGATTCTCCTATGGTCTGGGTTTTGACAATCAGCGTGACGGCGATCAAATAACAGAGCTTCACGGCGTCAAAGTATTCATCGACCCGAAAAGCGCCATTTACCTAAAGGGTGCTGTAGTTGATTTTGAAGCCGGCTTGGAAGGCAAAGGCTTCACCATCAAAAATCCACAAGCTAAAAGCTCTTGCGGATGCGGCGAATCCTTCACCGTTTAA
- a CDS encoding septal ring lytic transglycosylase RlpA family protein has protein sequence MGHRYSGSDAGNQKHISTDGIAYSQTASLLGSAEDQYKLYLQDLNTSRANKDVSAMQDILPNVAIYNDGRQRSWEMKNGAISKIVHADGQIWTRKDKKHWNISYQGKLIGKNVEMSNVKIDEDKNLTWTIGGVKKSLSASGEYHDPTLKAQKHDKDQPDKSGAAKDLKHVSETQLDKASVSLPNVELNHGPNHVVEEAHTGKASWYGGKFHGRLTSSGKRFDKDGATAAHKTLPFGTKLEVTNLKNGKSTVVTITDRGPYHGNRVIDLSEGAARKIDMIRTGVVEVSYKKL, from the coding sequence ATGGGTCATAGATACTCCGGCAGTGATGCCGGAAACCAAAAGCATATAAGTACTGATGGCATTGCATATAGCCAGACTGCTTCGCTTTTAGGCTCGGCCGAAGATCAATATAAGCTCTACCTTCAAGATCTAAACACTTCTCGGGCGAACAAAGATGTTTCTGCTATGCAAGACATTTTGCCCAACGTGGCTATCTACAATGACGGTCGCCAACGTAGTTGGGAAATGAAAAATGGCGCGATTTCGAAAATCGTGCACGCAGATGGTCAAATCTGGACACGCAAAGATAAGAAGCATTGGAACATAAGCTATCAAGGAAAACTGATTGGCAAAAATGTTGAGATGTCCAATGTCAAAATCGACGAAGACAAAAATCTTACCTGGACAATTGGTGGCGTTAAAAAGAGTCTTTCAGCTAGCGGTGAATATCATGATCCGACTTTGAAGGCCCAAAAACACGACAAAGATCAACCTGACAAGAGCGGGGCTGCAAAAGATCTCAAACATGTTAGCGAGACTCAGCTCGACAAAGCAAGTGTGTCATTGCCTAATGTCGAGTTGAACCATGGTCCCAATCATGTTGTCGAAGAAGCCCACACGGGAAAAGCCTCCTGGTACGGTGGAAAGTTTCATGGTCGTCTAACCTCTTCCGGCAAACGATTTGATAAGGACGGGGCGACAGCAGCTCATAAAACGCTACCGTTTGGTACCAAGCTGGAAGTTACCAATTTGAAAAATGGCAAGAGCACTGTTGTGACTATTACCGATAGAGGACCTTATCACGGTAATCGTGTAATTGATCTTTCAGAAGGGGCAGCACGCAAAATCGACATGATTCGAACTGGTGTCGTAGAAGTCTCTTACAAAAAGCTATAA
- the aroQ gene encoding type II 3-dehydroquinate dehydratase, producing the protein MKILVINGPNINMLGVRETAVYGRLVWSQIEDKLKRLADEQGIDIQIVQSNHEGALIDTIQDAPGKGFQGILINPAGYGHTSIALRDALLAVNLPFIEVHISNIFAREEFRHKTYISDIAKGVVVGLGADSYLLGLRGLKDILSHKP; encoded by the coding sequence ATGAAAATACTCGTCATCAATGGACCCAATATCAACATGCTCGGCGTGCGCGAAACTGCTGTTTACGGGCGCCTTGTTTGGTCGCAGATAGAAGACAAATTAAAGCGTCTAGCAGATGAACAAGGAATAGACATTCAGATTGTTCAATCCAATCATGAAGGCGCATTGATCGATACTATTCAGGACGCACCAGGAAAAGGCTTTCAGGGCATCCTCATTAATCCCGCCGGCTATGGTCATACATCCATCGCTCTAAGAGATGCACTGTTGGCTGTGAATCTTCCCTTTATCGAAGTGCATATTTCCAATATTTTTGCTCGTGAAGAATTTCGCCACAAGACTTACATCTCAGATATAGCTAAAGGTGTCGTCGTCGGACTGGGCGCCGATAGTTATTTGCTTGGACTGCGCGGACTAAAAGACATCCTTAGTCATAAGCCTTAG
- a CDS encoding shikimate kinase codes for MKNIVLIGPPGAGKTSCGKILAELLNRSFYDTDALIERQAGKSVREIFSQDGEEHFRQLETNLLDTLINEPAKILPSVKTFVLSTGGGTPIRAGNFAKLNKIGDVILVEAGLDALTERVCQVSGSRPLLSDSSADTPQTAARMRLTQLLADRNPIYQQAGYKIDTTQLSPQATALRVIDLLKLDA; via the coding sequence ATGAAAAACATCGTCCTTATAGGTCCACCTGGCGCAGGAAAGACAAGCTGCGGCAAAATTCTTGCCGAACTTTTGAACAGGTCGTTTTATGACACAGATGCGCTTATTGAAAGGCAAGCCGGAAAAAGCGTCAGGGAAATTTTCAGCCAGGATGGTGAGGAGCATTTCCGACAACTTGAGACGAATCTGCTCGACACCCTGATTAATGAGCCGGCAAAGATTTTGCCGTCAGTCAAAACCTTTGTGCTTTCCACAGGTGGCGGCACGCCAATTCGGGCAGGCAATTTTGCCAAACTTAACAAGATCGGCGATGTTATCCTCGTCGAGGCCGGCTTAGACGCTCTAACAGAAAGGGTCTGCCAAGTAAGCGGCAGCCGTCCATTATTATCCGACAGTTCGGCAGACACCCCTCAAACAGCAGCCAGGATGCGATTGACGCAGCTTCTAGCTGACCGAAACCCGATTTATCAGCAAGCTGGTTACAAGATTGATACAACTCAATTGAGCCCGCAGGCAACAGCCCTTAGAGTAATTGACCTTCTCAAGCTAGATGCCTGA
- a CDS encoding tetratricopeptide repeat protein gives MTSQTQTRNNSQESRQKSRLLIVFAFALLLASVPVLPLKFLGIPGPDGDLNLASIGSLPWIQNLFNKPKTAKRAAAAIAPAKPASEVELLDQAAKQLAVEISRSPSDPALYNRLGLIYSGLGELDAAEAQFQKAVELGRQKLANASTTLKSQLAQNKRQEASETLIEQSSTNVELAAAHSNLARIYEKLGEQDKVVSELNQLNALTPVAEQANIHNKLTAGMNASTSRLFMNAQTLMASGFLPEAIKKYQQAELVSPNVPIIHQQLGLANLLIQNHAEAARELEKAAGLDPRNADIHNNLGLAYEAQGYTGKARHEFETALKLKPKLATAALNLGNINSAGGQWSAAETAYRRAIAADAHSAVAHNNLAAIYSMEGRYAKTIEEFQKAIAIEPKMASAHYGLGLAYYNSGKYIASIPEFRQAAALNPSLSDAQAKIDAAVRKSGQNSL, from the coding sequence TTGACCTCGCAAACTCAGACTAGAAATAATTCGCAGGAATCCCGGCAAAAGTCGCGACTACTTATCGTATTTGCCTTTGCTCTGCTTTTGGCCAGCGTACCTGTTTTGCCTCTGAAATTCCTAGGCATCCCAGGACCGGATGGCGACCTTAATCTAGCAAGCATAGGTTCCTTGCCGTGGATTCAGAACCTATTTAACAAACCAAAAACAGCCAAACGCGCAGCAGCAGCAATCGCACCAGCAAAGCCTGCCAGCGAAGTTGAATTGTTGGATCAAGCAGCCAAGCAGTTAGCTGTAGAAATTTCACGTTCACCATCTGACCCGGCGCTCTACAATCGCCTCGGTCTTATTTACTCAGGACTTGGCGAGCTTGATGCGGCCGAAGCCCAATTCCAAAAAGCAGTTGAATTAGGCAGACAAAAACTTGCCAATGCATCAACAACTCTAAAGAGCCAACTGGCGCAAAATAAAAGGCAAGAAGCTTCCGAAACGCTCATTGAACAATCAAGCACTAACGTTGAGCTGGCAGCCGCACACAGTAATTTGGCACGCATCTACGAAAAACTCGGTGAGCAAGACAAGGTTGTATCCGAACTCAATCAGCTCAATGCACTGACACCGGTTGCTGAACAAGCAAATATTCACAACAAGTTAACCGCCGGCATGAACGCTTCAACCTCACGCTTGTTTATGAATGCACAGACTCTTATGGCATCAGGATTTCTCCCTGAGGCAATCAAGAAATATCAACAAGCAGAACTTGTTAGCCCCAATGTGCCAATCATTCATCAACAGCTGGGTCTGGCAAATCTATTGATCCAAAACCACGCCGAAGCTGCCCGCGAATTAGAAAAGGCTGCCGGACTCGATCCAAGAAATGCCGACATACACAACAATTTAGGGCTTGCCTATGAAGCGCAGGGCTACACGGGCAAAGCTCGTCACGAATTTGAAACAGCGCTCAAACTAAAACCCAAACTGGCTACAGCCGCACTAAATCTAGGCAATATCAATTCAGCAGGCGGACAGTGGTCGGCAGCAGAAACAGCCTACAGAAGAGCAATTGCCGCCGACGCGCATTCAGCTGTAGCGCACAATAATTTGGCGGCCATTTATTCCATGGAAGGGCGCTACGCCAAAACCATTGAAGAATTCCAAAAGGCCATTGCAATAGAGCCTAAGATGGCATCTGCCCACTATGGTCTAGGTCTTGCTTATTACAATAGCGGAAAATATATAGCTTCAATTCCAGAATTCCGTCAGGCAGCCGCCTTGAACCCCAGCTTGAGCGATGCTCAGGCTAAAATAGATGCGGCAGTTAGAAAGTCCGGACAGAACTCGCTTTAA